A single region of the Massilia sp. erpn genome encodes:
- a CDS encoding PAS domain-containing sensor histidine kinase, with the protein MATPRNAKKPAAQPETQSAPPPQRGLRLSLLTRWTALIATLVTVGILIALGLMQLLPNNPGMVLALSLLCVLPLSIITIRAQLQHMLSLFRALTGTVTAYRDGDFSFSLHWSQNDELSDLVAAHNALGDVLREQRLALVQRELLLDTMVQNTPVAMLLLRDAQLVVFANIAARQLLNEGKRLEGHRLAEILARSAPALGDALARGGDGLFTSGEGEEEEVFHLARRGFSLNGRKHELLLVRQLTSELRRQEVQTWKKVIRVISHELNNSLAPLTSLANSGAELVRRGQTERLPQILGTIEERTRHLESFILGYARFAKLPAPRLEAQDWGHFMARLGQQLPFRLQGELPAEAYCFDAAQLEQALLNLLKNAHESGSAPGAVALELRRVQGLIRIEVLDRGPGMSEAVLTNALVPFYSTKRSGTGLGLALAREIAEAHGGRIALANREGGGLCVTLILPLPPA; encoded by the coding sequence ATGGCAACGCCGCGCAACGCCAAGAAGCCTGCAGCGCAGCCGGAAACGCAGAGCGCGCCGCCGCCGCAACGCGGCCTGCGCCTGTCGCTGCTGACGCGCTGGACGGCGCTGATCGCCACCCTGGTGACGGTGGGCATCCTGATTGCGCTCGGCCTCATGCAGCTGCTACCCAACAATCCCGGCATGGTGCTGGCCCTCAGCCTGCTGTGCGTGCTGCCGCTATCCATCATCACCATCCGCGCCCAGCTGCAACACATGCTCTCGCTGTTCCGCGCCCTGACCGGCACCGTCACGGCCTACCGCGACGGCGATTTTTCCTTCAGCCTGCACTGGTCGCAGAACGATGAGCTGAGCGACCTGGTGGCGGCCCACAACGCCCTGGGCGACGTGCTGCGCGAGCAGCGCCTGGCCCTGGTGCAGCGCGAGCTGCTGCTCGACACCATGGTACAGAACACGCCGGTCGCCATGCTGCTGCTGCGCGACGCGCAGCTGGTGGTGTTCGCCAATATCGCGGCGCGCCAGTTGCTGAACGAGGGCAAGCGGCTGGAAGGCCACCGCCTGGCCGAGATCCTGGCGCGCAGCGCGCCCGCCCTGGGCGATGCGCTGGCGCGCGGCGGCGACGGCCTGTTTACCAGCGGCGAGGGCGAGGAGGAGGAAGTGTTCCACCTGGCGCGGCGCGGTTTCAGCCTGAATGGGCGCAAGCACGAGCTGCTGCTGGTGCGCCAGCTCACGTCCGAGCTGCGGCGCCAGGAAGTGCAGACGTGGAAAAAGGTGATCCGCGTGATCAGCCATGAGCTGAACAATTCGCTGGCGCCCTTGACGTCGCTGGCCAATTCCGGGGCCGAGCTGGTACGGCGCGGCCAGACCGAGCGCCTGCCGCAAATCCTCGGCACCATCGAGGAACGCACGCGCCACCTGGAAAGCTTCATCCTCGGCTATGCGCGCTTTGCCAAGCTGCCGGCGCCGCGCCTGGAGGCGCAGGATTGGGGCCACTTCATGGCGCGGCTGGGCCAGCAACTGCCATTCCGGCTGCAGGGTGAATTACCCGCCGAGGCTTACTGCTTCGACGCGGCCCAGCTGGAACAGGCGTTGCTCAATCTGCTCAAGAACGCCCATGAATCGGGTTCCGCGCCCGGCGCCGTCGCGCTCGAACTGCGCCGCGTGCAAGGCTTGATCCGCATCGAGGTGCTGGACCGGGGTCCGGGCATGAGCGAGGCGGTGCTGACGAATGCCCTGGTGCCCTTCTATTCGACCAAGCGCAGCGGCACGGGCCTCGGCCTGGCGCTGGCGCGCGAGATCGCCGAAGCCCACGGCGGCCGCATCGCGCTGGCCAACCGCGAGGGTGGCGGCTTGTGCGTCACCCTGATTTTGCCGCTGCCGCCAGCTTAA
- a CDS encoding FxDxF family PEP-CTERM protein, whose translation MNFKAIAVAAAMLASAGAHAENYVVDLTGGPTNWTGGFTATHAAGTFSDTFTFTNFSGKGLAAGFAANYAYKGHDINFTSATLNGITLDLTNTGKESAVRFEDLAVNGPLTLIVSGVSIGSASYSGTLDLVAAPVPEPTTYGMMLGGMGLLAFVARRRKQG comes from the coding sequence ATGAACTTCAAAGCAATTGCAGTAGCAGCCGCCATGCTGGCTTCCGCCGGCGCCCACGCCGAGAACTACGTTGTCGATCTGACCGGCGGCCCAACCAACTGGACCGGCGGCTTCACCGCCACCCACGCCGCTGGCACCTTCTCCGACACCTTCACCTTCACCAATTTCAGCGGTAAAGGTCTGGCTGCCGGTTTCGCCGCCAACTACGCCTACAAAGGCCACGACATCAACTTCACCAGCGCCACCCTGAACGGCATTACCCTGGATCTGACCAACACCGGCAAAGAATCCGCCGTGCGTTTCGAAGACCTGGCCGTGAATGGTCCGCTGACCCTGATCGTGTCCGGCGTATCGATCGGTAGCGCCAGCTACTCCGGCACCCTGGACCTGGTCGCTGCACCAGTACCAGAGCCAACCACCTACGGCATGATGCTGGGTGGCATGGGCCTGCTGGCCTTCGTGGCACGCCGCCGCAAACAAGGCTGA
- a CDS encoding spermidine synthase yields the protein MQKLRFDQPGHPPATITEFEGVRSLHLGTSWVQGAMRLARPDAIELEYVQMMMMWMLFLPQPRHIVQLGLGSSALTKFCYHRFPQARVTAVELNPNVIAICGALFGLPPNDGRLNVLEMNALDFVMNPANHHSVDVLQVDLYDEEARGPVLDTPEFYQACYDCLSEDGIMTTNVFGDFPNYDKNLQAMEQVFDAVVWLPEVHDANIVVIAFKQSPSLDFSVLYERAGAIKKSMNLPAKSWVNGLKEWMLDQQ from the coding sequence ATGCAAAAACTCCGCTTCGACCAGCCCGGCCATCCTCCCGCCACCATCACCGAATTCGAGGGCGTGCGCTCGCTCCACCTGGGCACCTCCTGGGTGCAGGGCGCGATGCGCCTGGCGCGGCCCGACGCCATCGAACTCGAATATGTGCAGATGATGATGATGTGGATGCTGTTCCTGCCCCAGCCACGCCATATCGTGCAGCTGGGCCTGGGCAGCTCGGCCCTGACCAAATTCTGCTACCACCGCTTCCCGCAGGCGCGCGTGACGGCCGTGGAACTCAATCCGAACGTGATCGCCATCTGCGGCGCCCTGTTCGGCCTGCCGCCCAATGACGGCCGCCTGAACGTGCTGGAAATGAATGCGCTGGATTTCGTCATGAATCCGGCCAACCACCATAGCGTCGACGTGCTGCAGGTCGACCTGTACGACGAGGAAGCGCGCGGTCCGGTGCTCGACACGCCCGAGTTCTACCAGGCCTGCTACGACTGCCTGAGCGAAGACGGCATCATGACCACCAATGTGTTCGGCGACTTCCCCAACTATGACAAGAACCTGCAGGCCATGGAGCAGGTGTTCGACGCCGTGGTGTGGCTGCCCGAGGTGCACGATGCGAATATCGTGGTGATCGCCTTCAAGCAATCGCCCTCGCTCGACTTCAGCGTGCTGTACGAGCGCGCCGGCGCCATCAAGAAGAGCATGAACCTGCCCGCCAAGTCCTGGGTCAACGGCCTGAAAGAGTGGATGCTGGACCAACAGTAA
- a CDS encoding TonB-dependent siderophore receptor, producing the protein MKKAPSPQLSAPFQRTLLASALLLACSQAYAQSQPPASGDNQTVVVLGSRSAAKTALDTSSPVGLINMKDMQTAGPLELGKLLQTLDPSFNFSSTFISDGTDIIRPATLRSLGPDQLLVLVNGKRRHQQALVNVQQSVGRGSAGTDINAIPLSAIHHIEVLRDGAAAQYGSDAIAGVINIVLKSNVGETAVSATIGTTKEGDGDLYSGSVNRGFALGQDGGYINLTAEGRKRGETNRAGVDILRADPPRVTQRIGDSDAKDAYLWWNAALPIDKESEFYAFGGVSKRKGDSAGFYRGILDKSDNRMVPEIYPNGYLPNIRTTVKDLSFAFGYRRDLPKDWKLDLSINHGRSELGFHEKQTINVSYFYEPLPGANIPPGTFDRSKVYGASPVEADTGTLKFDQTTLNLDIKGPVHVGGAEIFLASGFEYRQDNYQIVAGDPVSYQFGRTNDPKKEILTPSRSMAPPGTQGFPGYTPATAVDSGRHNIALYLDAEYRPLPNLLLAGAVRYEKYSDFGNTTTGKISARWDPSKQFGLRASASTGFRAPGVQQEFYSSVSTNLNVDGSLTETLTARQNSAVTNALGIKPLKEETSRNASIGMVLRPAQNMSLTMDLYQIKIKDRIVFSSVIEPEKGGGPIANVLIPLKVGQAQFFTNAIDTTTRGLDIVADHTTKFTGSTLVLSGQLGFNKTEVSKRHSPSSLLSGDLLFDKAQVTLLEHGQPRRHHVLAADFSTGPWNFNARANYYGSVQAEFFSPLQTWEAKWLLDVTGRYSFSKKTSLTVGVNNVFDTYPSEWTNGGNFPKLGFKYCWETCPFGVNGRSMYARLDTVF; encoded by the coding sequence ATGAAGAAAGCACCATCGCCCCAGCTGTCCGCCCCCTTCCAGCGCACCCTTCTGGCCAGCGCCCTGCTGCTGGCGTGTAGCCAGGCCTATGCCCAGTCCCAGCCGCCCGCTTCCGGCGACAACCAGACCGTGGTCGTGCTGGGCTCGCGCTCGGCAGCCAAGACCGCACTCGACACCTCGTCCCCGGTTGGCCTGATCAATATGAAGGATATGCAGACGGCCGGACCGCTGGAGCTGGGCAAGCTGCTGCAGACGCTGGACCCTTCTTTCAACTTCTCGTCGACCTTCATCAGTGACGGCACCGACATCATCCGCCCCGCCACCCTGCGCTCGCTCGGTCCCGACCAGCTGCTGGTGCTGGTGAACGGCAAACGCCGCCACCAGCAGGCGCTGGTCAATGTGCAGCAGTCCGTGGGCCGCGGTTCGGCCGGCACCGACATCAACGCCATACCGCTGTCGGCCATCCACCATATCGAAGTGCTGCGCGACGGCGCCGCCGCGCAATACGGTTCGGACGCCATCGCCGGCGTGATCAATATCGTGCTGAAATCGAATGTCGGCGAGACCGCCGTCAGCGCCACCATCGGCACCACCAAGGAAGGCGACGGCGACCTGTACTCTGGCAGCGTGAACCGCGGCTTCGCCCTGGGCCAGGACGGCGGCTACATCAATCTGACGGCCGAGGGCCGCAAGCGCGGCGAGACCAACCGCGCCGGCGTCGACATCCTGCGCGCCGATCCGCCGCGCGTGACCCAGCGCATCGGCGACAGCGATGCCAAGGATGCCTATCTGTGGTGGAATGCCGCCCTGCCCATCGACAAGGAGAGCGAGTTCTATGCCTTCGGCGGCGTGTCCAAGCGCAAGGGCGATTCGGCCGGCTTCTATCGCGGCATACTCGATAAGAGCGACAACCGCATGGTGCCGGAAATTTATCCGAACGGCTATCTGCCGAATATCCGCACCACGGTCAAGGATCTGTCCTTCGCCTTCGGCTACCGGCGCGACCTGCCCAAGGACTGGAAGCTCGACCTGAGCATCAACCATGGGCGCAGCGAGCTGGGTTTCCACGAAAAGCAAACCATCAACGTCAGCTACTTCTATGAACCGCTGCCCGGGGCGAATATACCACCCGGCACGTTCGACCGCAGCAAGGTGTATGGCGCCTCTCCGGTGGAAGCCGATACCGGCACGCTGAAGTTCGACCAGACCACGTTGAACCTGGATATCAAGGGCCCGGTGCACGTGGGCGGCGCGGAAATCTTCCTCGCCTCCGGCTTCGAATACCGCCAGGACAACTATCAGATCGTCGCCGGCGATCCGGTGTCCTACCAGTTCGGCCGCACCAACGATCCGAAGAAGGAAATCCTCACGCCGAGCCGCTCCATGGCGCCGCCGGGCACCCAGGGCTTCCCCGGCTACACCCCGGCCACCGCCGTCGACAGCGGCCGCCACAATATCGCCCTGTATCTGGACGCCGAGTACCGTCCGCTGCCGAACCTGCTGCTGGCCGGCGCCGTGCGCTACGAAAAATACTCGGACTTCGGCAACACCACCACCGGCAAGATCAGCGCGCGCTGGGATCCGTCCAAGCAATTCGGCCTGCGCGCCAGCGCGTCCACCGGCTTCCGCGCGCCGGGCGTGCAGCAGGAGTTCTACAGCTCCGTCTCCACCAACCTGAATGTGGACGGCTCGCTGACCGAAACCCTGACCGCGCGCCAGAACAGCGCCGTCACCAATGCGCTGGGCATCAAACCGCTGAAAGAGGAAACCTCGCGCAACGCCAGCATCGGCATGGTACTGCGCCCGGCGCAGAATATGTCGCTGACCATGGACCTGTACCAGATCAAGATCAAGGACCGCATCGTATTCTCCAGCGTGATCGAGCCGGAGAAAGGCGGCGGCCCGATCGCCAATGTGCTGATCCCGCTGAAAGTCGGCCAGGCCCAGTTCTTCACCAACGCCATCGACACCACCACGCGCGGCCTGGACATCGTGGCCGACCACACCACGAAATTCACCGGCTCGACCCTGGTGCTGTCCGGCCAGCTGGGCTTCAACAAGACGGAAGTCAGCAAGCGCCATTCGCCTTCCAGCCTGCTGAGCGGCGACCTGCTGTTCGACAAGGCGCAAGTGACGCTGCTGGAACACGGCCAGCCGCGCCGCCACCATGTGCTGGCCGCCGACTTCAGCACCGGCCCATGGAACTTCAATGCGCGCGCCAACTACTATGGCTCGGTGCAGGCCGAGTTCTTCAGCCCGCTGCAAACCTGGGAAGCCAAATGGCTGCTGGACGTTACCGGCCGCTACAGCTTCAGCAAGAAAACCAGCCTGACGGTCGGCGTCAACAATGTGTTCGATACCTACCCGTCGGAATGGACCAATGGCGGCAACTTCCCGAAACTGGGCTTCAAGTATTGCTGGGAAACCTGCCCCTTCGGCGTGAACGGGCGCTCGATGTACGCCCGCCTCGACACCGTGTTCTAA
- a CDS encoding PLP-dependent aminotransferase family protein produces MDYTLLIERFAREHAHRGWPRQRLLHECLRSAIRGGTLAAGTRLVATRTLASELGVARNTVLYAYEQLASEGFVTSDKRGTIVAGIAPDGAARHDAETPQVSLSRRVHDLRPLHNASNRSDAFAPGVPDLAHFPITLWRRMLDRAWRAAGPAQLNYAEAAGEPALREAIADHLRASRGVVCDASQVFITDGSQSSMDLCAQACADAGDTVWIENPGYSGALASFRSATLKIEGIAVDQEGIAPTARDWRERPPRLIYVTPSHQYPIGSVLSLPRRLALIEGARRAGALILEDDYDSEFRHDGAPLSAMQGLAPDAPVIYLGTFSKTLFPALRIAYIVVPKRLSVAMATLRAQSSLRGRSVEQLALAEFIRSGQFALHLRRMRRLYRQRCDALVAALQTHLGKIAAVHGASSGMHLSLHFRDAALSDVEITRRAMEEGICVNALSRHAIGGKTQWNGLMLGYAQVPAEAMEGLVKRLAVIVHMAAYAANRKG; encoded by the coding sequence ATGGATTACACGCTGCTGATCGAGCGCTTCGCCCGCGAGCATGCCCACCGCGGCTGGCCGCGCCAGCGCCTGCTGCATGAATGCCTGCGTTCGGCCATCCGTGGCGGCACGCTGGCTGCCGGCACGCGCCTGGTGGCCACGCGCACCCTGGCCAGTGAGCTGGGCGTGGCGCGCAATACCGTGCTGTATGCCTATGAACAGCTGGCCAGCGAAGGCTTCGTCACCAGCGACAAGCGCGGCACCATCGTGGCCGGCATTGCGCCCGATGGCGCGGCGCGGCACGACGCCGAGACACCCCAGGTCAGCCTGTCGCGCCGGGTGCATGACCTGCGGCCCCTGCACAACGCGTCCAACCGCAGCGATGCTTTCGCCCCCGGCGTGCCGGACCTGGCGCACTTCCCCATCACGTTGTGGCGCCGCATGCTGGACCGCGCCTGGCGCGCCGCCGGTCCCGCGCAGCTGAACTATGCGGAGGCGGCGGGCGAACCCGCGCTGCGCGAAGCCATCGCCGACCACTTGCGCGCCTCGCGCGGCGTGGTATGCGATGCCAGCCAGGTCTTCATCACGGACGGCAGCCAGAGTTCGATGGACCTGTGCGCCCAGGCTTGCGCCGATGCCGGCGACACGGTGTGGATCGAGAACCCGGGCTATAGCGGCGCGCTGGCTTCCTTCCGTTCCGCCACGCTGAAGATCGAGGGCATCGCCGTCGACCAGGAGGGCATCGCGCCGACGGCGCGCGACTGGCGCGAACGGCCGCCGCGCCTGATCTATGTCACGCCCTCGCACCAGTATCCGATCGGCAGCGTGCTCTCGCTGCCGCGCCGTCTGGCCCTGATCGAAGGCGCGCGCCGCGCCGGCGCCCTGATCCTGGAAGACGATTACGACAGCGAATTTCGCCACGACGGCGCGCCGCTGTCGGCCATGCAGGGGCTGGCGCCCGATGCGCCGGTGATCTATCTGGGCACTTTCAGCAAGACCCTGTTCCCGGCCCTGCGCATCGCCTACATCGTAGTACCCAAGCGGCTGAGCGTGGCGATGGCGACGCTGCGCGCGCAATCGTCGCTGCGCGGGCGCAGCGTGGAACAGCTGGCGCTGGCCGAATTCATCCGCAGCGGCCAGTTCGCCCTGCATCTGCGCCGCATGCGCCGCCTGTACCGCCAGCGCTGCGATGCGCTGGTGGCGGCCCTGCAAACCCATCTGGGCAAGATCGCCGCAGTGCATGGCGCATCGAGCGGCATGCACCTGTCGCTGCATTTCCGCGACGCGGCCTTGTCCGATGTGGAGATCACACGCCGCGCGATGGAAGAGGGGATCTGCGTGAATGCCTTGAGCCGCCACGCGATCGGCGGCAAGACGCAGTGGAATGGCCTGATGCTGGGCTATGCCCAGGTGCCGGCCGAGGCGATGGAAGGGCTGGTGAAGCGGTTGGCGGTGATCGTCCACATGGCGGCCTACGCCGCCAACCGCAAGGGTTAA
- a CDS encoding pyridoxamine 5'-phosphate oxidase family protein — protein MNQPSAPSQRTRVRRSANYAAYDQASVHAIVDAAYICHIAFQDAHGAHCIPTACWREGDHLYIHGSNGSRMVKQLLEQDSCVTITHLDGLVLARSAFNHTMNYRSVMIYGRFESVEGEAKRSTMDVFMERLVPGRQHETRRGNDKEFAATTVLRIALSEAACKTRSGGPNDDEEDMGIQAWVGELPFKQVQAAPVPDADCPVAAPDYVRRWGSEIW, from the coding sequence ATGAACCAGCCATCCGCCCCCAGCCAGCGCACCCGCGTCCGCCGCAGCGCCAACTACGCCGCCTACGACCAGGCCAGTGTGCACGCCATCGTCGATGCCGCCTATATCTGCCACATCGCGTTCCAGGATGCGCATGGCGCGCATTGCATTCCCACCGCCTGCTGGCGCGAAGGCGATCACCTGTACATCCACGGCTCGAACGGCAGCCGCATGGTGAAGCAGCTGCTGGAGCAGGACAGCTGCGTGACGATCACCCACCTGGATGGCCTGGTGCTGGCGCGTTCCGCCTTCAACCACACGATGAACTACCGCTCGGTCATGATTTACGGCCGCTTTGAAAGCGTCGAGGGCGAGGCCAAGCGCAGCACGATGGACGTCTTCATGGAGCGCCTGGTTCCCGGCCGCCAGCATGAGACGCGGCGCGGCAACGACAAGGAATTCGCCGCCACCACCGTGCTGCGCATCGCGCTCAGCGAAGCGGCTTGCAAGACGCGCAGCGGCGGCCCGAACGACGACGAAGAAGACATGGGCATCCAGGCCTGGGTCGGCGAGCTGCCCTTCAAGCAGGTGCAGGCCGCACCGGTGCCGGACGCCGACTGCCCGGTGGCAGCACCGGACTATGTGCGGCGCTGGGGCAGCGAAATCTGGTAA
- a CDS encoding class I SAM-dependent methyltransferase, with amino-acid sequence MKRYVLAAVLACGFAGAAIADEALKAAIASGTRTPANVQRDAARHPYETLNYFGIKPDMTVVELAPGGGWYTEILAPYLRDKGKLIAAGNTPNSASEAVRRNATRFQERLNAKPEVFGKVQLGAFEPQNGVYNFAPKGSADMVLTFRNIHNWAESGDANMKKLFASVYDSLKPGGVFGVVEHRLPASRPASEQTTSGYMHEAYVIKLAESVGFKLAGKSEINANPKDKANHKGGVWALPPTFANKDEDRAKYAGIGESDRMTLKFVKQ; translated from the coding sequence ATGAAACGTTACGTTCTGGCCGCTGTTCTGGCCTGCGGATTTGCCGGCGCCGCCATCGCCGACGAGGCCTTGAAAGCCGCCATCGCCAGCGGCACGCGCACGCCCGCCAATGTGCAGCGCGATGCCGCCCGCCACCCTTACGAAACCCTGAACTATTTCGGCATCAAGCCCGATATGACGGTGGTCGAACTGGCCCCCGGCGGCGGCTGGTATACCGAAATCCTCGCCCCCTACCTGCGCGACAAGGGCAAGCTGATCGCCGCCGGCAACACGCCGAATTCGGCCAGCGAAGCGGTGCGCCGCAACGCCACCCGCTTCCAGGAAAGGCTGAACGCCAAACCGGAAGTCTTCGGCAAGGTACAGCTGGGCGCCTTCGAGCCGCAGAACGGCGTCTACAACTTCGCGCCCAAAGGCAGCGCCGATATGGTGCTGACCTTCCGCAACATCCACAACTGGGCCGAGTCGGGCGACGCGAATATGAAGAAGCTGTTCGCCAGCGTCTACGACAGCCTGAAACCGGGCGGCGTATTCGGCGTGGTCGAACACCGCCTGCCGGCCAGCCGTCCCGCTTCAGAGCAGACCACGTCCGGCTATATGCACGAGGCCTATGTCATCAAGCTGGCCGAAAGCGTGGGCTTCAAACTGGCGGGCAAATCGGAAATCAATGCCAATCCGAAGGACAAGGCCAACCACAAAGGCGGTGTGTGGGCGCTGCCGCCCACCTTCGCCAACAAGGATGAAGACCGCGCCAAATACGCCGGCATCGGCGAGAGCGACCGCATGACGCTGAAATTCGTCAAGCAGTAA
- a CDS encoding transporter substrate-binding domain-containing protein, whose product MTATLLRTAIPLLLLAFCGVLHAAQNAAQATLRIVLPMIHPSAQEHAHYFPQLLRLALDKTAASDGPYVIEHYQHELTSPRQSAELKKDGVINVMWDGTNPQRERELLPVRISLLRELNDYRVFLIRADQQERFRAVRTLDDLRQLKAGVGVNWPSADVLRRNGLPVVTSITYESLFPMLAVKRFDYLPRGTHEAWGEQELHAKDGLVLESTIFLHYRVPHYFFVSRNNPQLADRIERGLKLAQKDGSWDKLFNSIPAFRRGQAEINAHKRRVFELERGE is encoded by the coding sequence ATGACAGCCACCCTTCTCCGTACTGCCATTCCCCTGCTGCTGCTCGCCTTCTGCGGCGTTCTGCACGCAGCGCAAAACGCGGCGCAAGCCACCCTGCGCATCGTGCTGCCGATGATCCATCCCAGCGCGCAGGAACATGCCCACTACTTCCCCCAGCTGCTGCGCCTGGCCCTGGACAAGACCGCCGCCAGCGACGGCCCTTACGTCATCGAGCATTACCAGCATGAGCTGACCAGCCCGCGCCAATCGGCCGAGCTGAAAAAAGATGGTGTCATCAATGTAATGTGGGACGGCACCAATCCGCAACGCGAACGCGAGCTGCTGCCGGTGCGCATCTCCCTGCTGCGCGAGCTGAACGACTACCGCGTGTTCCTGATCCGCGCCGACCAGCAGGAACGCTTTCGCGCCGTGCGCACGCTGGACGATCTGCGTCAGCTGAAAGCCGGTGTGGGCGTGAACTGGCCATCGGCCGACGTCCTGCGCCGCAACGGACTGCCGGTCGTCACCTCGATCACCTATGAGTCGCTGTTCCCCATGCTGGCCGTGAAGCGCTTCGACTATCTGCCGCGCGGCACCCATGAGGCCTGGGGCGAGCAGGAGCTGCATGCCAAGGACGGGCTGGTGCTGGAGTCCACGATCTTCCTGCACTACCGCGTGCCGCACTACTTCTTCGTCAGCCGGAACAATCCCCAGCTGGCCGACCGCATCGAGCGCGGCCTGAAACTGGCGCAGAAAGACGGCAGCTGGGACAAGCTATTCAACAGCATCCCCGCCTTCCGCCGCGGCCAGGCCGAGATCAATGCGCACAAGCGGCGCGTGTTCGAACTGGAAAGAGGCGAGTAA
- a CDS encoding ankyrin repeat domain-containing protein has protein sequence MKNDLTALLQQVSTLPEFAGRELDVNMRAVSGDLPVHAASAWQNKDAIDTLLAHGADINSVGGDGETPLFRVIREGSEEFFRFLLLRGANVAVQNADGISPAEVAREVGDSGVVAIMDMLARRRNLA, from the coding sequence ATGAAGAACGATCTGACCGCGCTGCTCCAGCAAGTGTCCACCCTGCCAGAATTCGCGGGGCGGGAGCTCGACGTCAATATGCGCGCCGTCTCCGGTGACCTGCCGGTGCATGCCGCCAGCGCATGGCAAAACAAGGACGCCATCGACACCCTGCTGGCGCATGGCGCCGACATCAACAGCGTGGGTGGCGACGGCGAGACCCCGCTGTTCCGCGTGATCCGCGAAGGCAGCGAAGAATTCTTCCGCTTCCTGCTGCTGCGCGGCGCCAATGTGGCCGTGCAAAACGCCGACGGCATCTCCCCGGCCGAGGTGGCGCGCGAAGTGGGCGACAGCGGCGTGGTCGCCATCATGGACATGCTGGCGCGCCGCCGCAACCTGGCCTGA
- a CDS encoding N-acetyltransferase, which yields MTRPPNADTASAADHAGGAILSPDADAPPQEGLQRDDFEQAASQQEKPDLVGDEQFFGIRLVDTPDGRNKASMLISKMYAWRGLEGDHGLTEDPNRVTLMAHRKGEPVGTLTLGLDSTRGLLADQLFQEEIDAYRARGTRVCEFIKLAFDMGGQSRPYLAALIHLAMMYARDIHQCDQLFIEVTPRHSGFYSQMMGFTQLGDAKVNPRVNVRGVLMRLDLAYMKEQVELYGGKGDQAEGVRSFYPLFFSPREEAGIINRLKTM from the coding sequence ATGACCCGCCCCCCTAACGCCGATACCGCCAGCGCCGCCGACCACGCAGGCGGCGCCATCCTGTCCCCGGACGCCGACGCGCCGCCGCAGGAAGGCTTGCAGCGCGATGACTTCGAGCAGGCCGCGAGCCAGCAGGAAAAGCCCGATCTGGTGGGCGACGAGCAATTCTTCGGCATCCGCCTGGTCGACACGCCCGACGGGCGCAACAAGGCCAGCATGTTGATCAGCAAGATGTACGCCTGGCGCGGCCTGGAAGGCGACCATGGGCTGACAGAAGATCCGAACCGGGTCACGCTGATGGCCCACCGCAAGGGCGAGCCGGTGGGTACCCTGACCCTGGGCCTGGATTCCACGCGCGGCCTGCTGGCCGACCAGCTGTTCCAGGAAGAGATCGACGCCTACCGCGCGCGCGGCACGCGCGTCTGCGAGTTCATCAAGCTGGCCTTCGATATGGGCGGCCAGTCGCGCCCCTATCTGGCGGCCCTGATCCACCTGGCCATGATGTATGCGCGCGATATCCACCAGTGCGACCAGCTGTTCATCGAAGTGACGCCGCGCCACAGCGGCTTTTATTCGCAGATGATGGGCTTCACCCAATTGGGCGACGCCAAGGTCAATCCGCGCGTCAATGTGCGCGGCGTGCTGATGCGCCTTGACCTGGCGTATATGAAGGAGCAGGTCGAGCTGTATGGCGGCAAGGGCGACCAGGCCGAAGGCGTGCGCTCCTTCTATCCGCTGTTCTTCTCGCCGCGCGAGGAGGCGGGCATTATCAACCGCTTGAAAACGATGTGA